The Arachis duranensis cultivar V14167 chromosome 2, aradu.V14167.gnm2.J7QH, whole genome shotgun sequence genome has a window encoding:
- the LOC127744924 gene encoding phosphopantothenoylcysteine decarboxylase subunit VHS3-like has protein sequence MNLIQESNKAVDDETDDYLVDYPDSDEDHEEDDQEDNEDEDEEDDDDVHDELAGQDDEDRDDDPIHNIGKIKYCIRYIVKCCLNKRNDWEIACPFKTELMHSTKLVVI, from the coding sequence ATGAATCTAATTCAGGAGAGTAATAAGGCAGTTGATGATGAGACTGATGACTACCTAGTAGACTATCCGGATAGTGATGAAGACCATGAGGAGGACGATCAGGAGGACAATGAGGATGAAGATGAGGAGGATGACGACGATGTCCATGATGAGTTGGCAGGTCAAGATGATGAAGACCGCGATGATGATCCAATACATAATAtaggtaaaataaaatattgtattCGTTACATTGTAAAATGTTGCCTTAACAAGCGCAATGACTGGGAGATAGCGTGCCCCTTCAAAACGGAGTTGATGCACTCTACAAAGTTAGTGGTCATATGA